In Vicia villosa cultivar HV-30 ecotype Madison, WI unplaced genomic scaffold, Vvil1.0 ctg.000349F_1_1, whole genome shotgun sequence, the following proteins share a genomic window:
- the LOC131627116 gene encoding very-long-chain 3-oxoacyl-CoA reductase 1-like, whose product MDCTHFFLVATATLGFISISKSLFHFLTWLYAILIRPTKHLKHYGSWAVITGSTDGIGKSMALEFASNGLNIILLGRNPLKLEATSKEILDKFNNIEVKCLVVDLQNNTGDEIMRKIEEVIDGLDVGILVNGAGVAYPYARYFHEVDLDLMDSIIKVNVEGATLVTKAVIPSMIKKKKGAIINIGSGSTVVLPSYPLVTLYAASKAYLAMFSACTNLEYKHQGIDIQCQIPLFVSTKMTRMKASLFVPTPDVYSKTCMKWIGYEKLAVPYFFHSLQSFVIRAIPDVLLDSYMLSYFLYWRKRGLVKDSKIKASSNSEAS is encoded by the exons ATGGATTGTACACATTTCTTCCTAGTAGCAACAGCCACTCTAGGTTTCATCTCCATATCCAAATCTCTCTTTCATTTCCTCACCTGGCTATACGCCATCTTAATCCGCCCAACAAAGCATCTCAAACATTACGGTTCATGGGCCGTAATCACCGGCTCTACCGACGGGATCGGCAAATCCATGGCTCTCGAGTTCGCATCCAATGGACTCAACATTATCTTACTTGGCCGAAACCCTCTCAAACTCGAAGCAACGTCAAAAGAGATACTTGATAAATTCAACAATATTGAGGTAAAGTGCCTTGTTGTAGACCTGCAGAACAATACCGGAGATGAAATAATGAGAAAAATTGAAGAAGTTATTGATGGTTTAGATGTTGGAATCCTAGTGAATGGCGCTGGTGTAGCCTATCCTTATGCAAGATATTTTCATGAAGTTGATTTGGATTTGATGGATTCAATCATTAAAGTGAATGTGGAAGGAGCAACTTTGGTTACAAAAGCTGTGATTCCTAGTATGATTAAGAAGAAAAAAGGAGCTATTATTAACATTGGTTCTGGTTCCACTGTTGTTCTTCCTTCTTATCCTCTTGTCACACTTTATGCAGCTTCAAAAGC GTATCTTGCAATGTTCTCTGCATGTACCAATTTGGAATACAAACATCAAGGAATTGACATCCAGTGTCAGATTCCGTTATTTGTGTCGACGAAAATGACAAGGATGAAGGCGTCTCTGTTTGTTCCAACACCGGATGTATATAGCAAAACATGCATGAAATGGATTGGTTATGAGAAACTGGCTGTACCATACTTTTTTCATTCTCTGCAGTCGTTTGTCATAAGGGCGATTCCTGATGTGCTGTTGGATTCTTACATGCTCAGTTATTTTCTTTACTGGCGGAAAAGAGGACTTGTCAAGGACTCCAAAATCAAAGCATCTAGTAATTCTGAAGCAAGTtag